Proteins co-encoded in one Papaver somniferum cultivar HN1 chromosome 5, ASM357369v1, whole genome shotgun sequence genomic window:
- the LOC113281042 gene encoding NADH dehydrogenase [ubiquinone] 1 beta subcomplex subunit 8, mitochondrial-like, with product MAGRLASQILGGNGVVRRSIATSLRTRAGMGLPVGKHIVPDKPLPENDELVWDNGTAYPEPCIDRIADTVGKYEALAWLCGGLGFFASLGLAAVLNDKASTIPFTPKIYPYDNLRVELGGEP from the exons ATGGCAGGAAGATTGGCATCTCAGATACTCGGAGGAAATGGCGTAGTCCGTAGATCCATTGCTACATCTCTTCGTACTCGTGCTGGTATGGGTCTTCCAGTCGGCAAACACATCGTTCCTGACAAACCT CTTCCAGAGAACGATGAGCTTGTTTGGGATAATGGAACTGCGTATCCTGAACCTTGTATAGATCGAATCGCTGATACCGTCGGAAAG TATGAGGCATTGGCGTGGTTGTGTGGAGGATTAGGGTTTTTTGCATCTCTGGGATTGGCAGCTGTTTTGAATGATAAGGCTTCAACAATTCCATTT ACACCAAAAATCTACCCATATGATAACTTGCGGGTGGAGCTGGGGGGAGAGCCATAA